From the Mycobacterium noviomagense genome, the window CTCGTAGCGGCCGCGTTCACGTTTGGCGATGCGACCGCCCAGCCGGGTGAACGCCGCTTTGAATGCCAGCTCGATGTAGTGCGGCTGTAGCCGGCGGGCGCGGGCCTCGTCCATCGCTGCTCGCAGGGTGGCCAGGTCGGCTTCGGCGAGGTGGTCGGTGGCCAGGGCTCGCTCCTCGAGCACTTCCTTGAGTCCCTCGGCCACGCGTTCGTTGATGACTTGATGCATCTTGGCCTTGACCTCGGGCAGTTCGCCATAGCGGATCGCTTCCATGAGCAGATCGCGCAGCGGTGTCTCGCTGAACGCCTGGCCGAGCACGTCGAAAACCTTGCCGCCGTAAGCTTTGCGCTGTTCCTCGATTTTTTCCAGGAGTCGGGCGAATACGTCGCCTTCGCGGGTGTTGGTGGCCACCACGTTCCATAGCCGGCACACCTCTTCTTGGCCGATGCGATGGATGCGGCCGAAGCGTTGCTCGATGCGGTTGGGGTTCCACGGCAGGTCGTAGTTGACCATCAGGTGTGCGGCCTGCAGGTTGAGGCCCTCGCCGGCGGCGTCGGTGGCGAGCAGGATCTGGCAGTCGCGGTTCTTGGTGAACTCCTCGGTGATCTGGCGGCGGTCGCGGCGGCGGACCCCGCCGTGAATCGCCTGCACGGCATCGGGTTTGCCCAGTAGTGAGCGGATCTTGCCGGTCAGGTAGTCGAGGGTGTCGCGGTGCTCGGTGAAGATGATGAGTTTGCGCGGCCATCCGTTCTTGTCGGTGGTCAGCGCGTGGTCCTGCAGGATCTTGCTCAGCTCGGTCCACTTGCGGTCGGTCCCCAGATCGCGGACCTGCTTGGCGACCTTGGTGAGTGCGGCAAGTTCGCGCAGCTCGGCGTCGAGTTCGTCGACAGTCTGGGCAGCTGTGGCCGCGTCGAGCAACTCTTCTTCGAGTTCCTCGACCTCTTCGGCGTTGTACTCGTCGGCATCGAGGCTCTCGAGATTGATGCTGGGTTCGTTCTCGACGTAGGTGCCGTTGAGGATCTCCTGCTTTTTGCGGGTCAGCCGCTCAGTGCGGCGCACCAGGCTCTTGTAGATGGCCTCCGGGCTGGATGCCAGGCGGCGCTGCAACACGGTCAGCGCGAACCCGACGGTGTTCTTGCGTTTGCCGCCGATCCGGTCGGCGCGGTTCATCCCTTCCCGCACGTAGGCGGTGACCTGCTCGTAGAGGTCGTATTCCAGGGCGGTCAGCTCGTAGGGCACTGTCTCGGCGATGCGCTCCGGAAACAGCCGCTTGCCGTCGAAGGTGAGCAGATCCTCTTTGACCATGCGGCGCATGATCCCGCTGGTGTCGGCGGTCTTGGTGTTCTTGCCCTCGAAGCGGTCGCGGTCCAGCAGAGTCAAGAACAGCTGGAAGTCCTCCTCCTTACCCGAGTGCGGTGTGGCCGTCATCAGCAGCAGATGGCGTGTGATCGAGCCGAGAAGCTCCCCGAGCTGAAAGCGCTTGGTCTTTTCCAGCTTGCCGCCGAAGTAGTGGGCGCCCATCCGGTGCGCTTCGTCGACGATCACCAGGTCCCATTCGGTGTCTTTGAGTTGAGCCTGCAGCTCCTCGCTGCGCGACAGTTGATCCATCCGGGCGATCAGCAGCGGGTTGGTGTCGAAAACGTTGAGGTTGACGTTGGCGTCGATGAGCTGATTGGTCAGCAGGTCAAAGCGCAGCCCGAACTTGAAGAACAGCTCGTCTTGCCACTGCTCGACCAGCCCGCCCGGGGCAACGACCAGGCACTGTTTGACGTCGTCGCGCAGGACCAGCTCCTTCATGTACAGGCCGGCCATGATGGTCTTGCCGGCGCCGGGGTCGTCTGCGAGCAGGAACCGCAGCGGTGTCCGGGGAAGCAGTTCGCCGTAGACCGCCCGGATCTGGTGCGGAAGTGGGCGGACGTCGCTGGTGGCGACCGCCAGCATCGGGTCGAACAACCCGGCCAGGGTGATGCGCTGGGCCTCGGCCACCAGCTTGAAGTCCGAAGCGTTCGCGTCGAAGGGGCGGCTGCCGGACTGCGCGATGCTGAGTTTGTCCTGGTCTCTTCGGAACACTACCTGCTGCCCCAGCGCGCCCGGAGTGGTCTTGTAGGTCAGCTCTAACGCTTCGGTCCCATGCCACTGCGCAGCAATGACCGTTACGACTTCAGCCGGGATGAGCCCGTCGATACGCAGCCCCGGCTTGAGTTCTTCCAGAAGCATTCTGACCCTCCCCCATCGATAGCCGCACCACGTTAGTCGATAACCCCGACAAATGGGGACGCTTGTGCCATTGTCGGGACGGGCCGCTAGTCTGCGGACCATTTTCCCGTGCGAAGTGAGGTCAATGAAGCGCGACGAACGGCAGCAGCTACGCGCCATGACTAAGGTGCTGTCCGGTTGGGTCATGCTGGCAAGCGCTGTCCGTGCCGAGCGAGCCGAAGTCACCAAAACAGCGGACGCCGCTGAAGCGGCCCTTCGCCACGCGGTCATCGAGATTCGCCACAGGGACAAGGTCGCGTGGCGGGTGATGCTGCTTCGGGCCAAGGACGCGGAGAGGCTACGCGACATCGCGCGCCACGCAAACCTCGCGCCCCTCTCAAAAGGCCTTGACCGGGCGCTTGCGCAGCTCACCGGGGACGTTGCCGCCGCGCTGCACGACGTAAAGGCCGTCACCACCGCCCAACGGTTCTTCAGCGGCAGCGGCAGGCGGGATCAGGGTCACCAAGCCGTCGAATTCCTTACCAAATATCGGGACTGGTTCTTCAGCAGCGGCATTCCCGAGCAACTTAGGCGCCTCCCCCGCCAGGACGACAAGGCGGTCGCAGGCCAAACCTCGGTCGCCGATGCACTGGCGGACCGAGTAGGTTTGGCTCGCCGGCTCGCCGACCTCGGCGGCTCCGCTGAGGTGATCCCCGCCAGTGTTTTCGCAGGACTAGGCCAAGCGATCGCAAAGCTTCAGGGAGCCGCCGCAGAAGAAGCCCGCTGCCGCGCCGCGGCGATCGACGCGGGCAATACGGTCCGCCGGGCAGAGACCGAACGTTTCCTTGCCGACATGGCGGTTGACCGCCTCAAGGAGGCGACCAGGGACAAGATCCGTATCGGGCCCTTGACTGACGCCGGGCTGTCCACGGTAAAAGCGGTGATGGAGTACAGATGGCTGGAGAACCTGCCGGGTATCGGCCCAACGCTCGCCACCCGTATCCGTGGCGCTGCGCAGACCCTGTGGCAAACAACCTATGATGAGATGCCCGCACGCATTGACATCAAGAACCGGACCACCGAGGCGACCGAGCTGTTGCGGCGCCTGCGGGTATGGGATGCAGTCCGCAAGAGCATCGGCGGTACAGCCGAGCTCGACCTCGCTCACGAGCTCAATGCACTTGCCAAATCGATCGATCGGCCGGTGACTCACGCGGTCGTATTTTGCGCGCCGTACTGGTCGGTTAAGGAACTCTGCAAGTCAATCGACACAGTTGTGGATCGCGCCCAACGGATCTCCGAGGAGCAGGGGCCGGCGATGGCGTGCGACCCGTGGGATGACTTTCTCGCTCGACCGGCTGATTACTTCGCTCTGCTTGCCGAGCTGGGTTTCATCACTGAGGACGCGGAAAAGGTTCATGGCGACCTCCCGGACGAAATCGTCCAGGCTGTTCGTGCTCTTGAACTCAAGACCGAGTACCTGTCGGCTTCGTTACGTGGCTATCAGAGCTTCGGTGCGCGCTTCGCGCTGGTGCAACGCAAAGTGATCATTGGCGACGAGATGGGCTTGGGGAAGACGGTGGAGGCGCTTGCAGTCGTTGCTCACGTGCGAGCGAAAGGACTCCACCACTTTCTAGTGATATGCCCAGCCGCTGTTGTCACCAACTGGGTTCGAGAGGTCTCATCCAAATCCACATTGCGCGCACATCGCCTCCACGGGGTGGATCGTGCGGCGTCTGCAAGGAGCTGGATGCGCAACGGCGGCGTTGCGATTACGACCTTCGAAACTCTTCCCTGGCTCCATCAAAACGCCACCGGCCTAGATGATTTGGCCTGCGTCGTAATCGATGAAGCACACTACATCAAGAATCCTGATGCAGTGCGTACGCGGAATTCGGTCTCGCTGGTGAACTCGTGCGAGCGCGCTGTACTACTCACTGGAACGCCCTTGGAGAATCGGATAGACGAATTCCGCAATCTGGTGAGCTATCTACGGCCAGAGCTTCTGGTCGACGCCAACGAGCTTGCTCCGAGGAAGTTTCGGCGCCAGGTGGCGCCAGCGTACCTGCGCCGCAATCAGGAAGATGTGTTAACCGAGTTACCTGACTTGGTTGAGGTCGACGAATGGCTTGCGCTGTCCGACGAGGATCGTGCTGCCTATCGTGACGCGGTGGCAGCAGGAAACTTCATGGCGATGCGCCAAGCGGCGATAATTCAGGGCAGCAAGTCGATAAAGATGCAGCGGCTCAACGAGATTGTTGAAGAGGCCGAGGACAACGGTCGACGGGTCGTCGTCTTCTCCTACTTCCGCAGTGTCCTAGACCATGTTGTTCGCGTATTGCCCGGTAAGGTGTTTGGTCCGTTGACGGGCTCTGTTCCTCCGATCAAGCGGCAGACGATGATTGACGATTTCTCTGCTGCCGGGCACGGTGCGGTGCTTGTCGCCCAAGTCGTCGCGGGCGGCGTCGGCTTAAACATCCAAGCAGCCTCCGTGGTCGTCATCTGCGAGCCACAGCTGAAGCCAACTATGGAATGGCAAGCTATCGCACGCGCGAGGCGCATGGGTCAGCTGGCATCGGTACAAGTCCATCGTCTCTTGTCCGAAGATGGCGTCGACCAGAGGATCCGTGAAATCCTGGCCCGCAAGAGCGAGTTGTTCGAGGAGTTCGCGCGCGTCAGCGAAACGGCGGAAAGTGCACCGGAAGCTTTCGACATTTCTGAGGCTGAGCTCGCCCGTGAAGTCATCGCTGCGGAGCGTGAGCGGCTGTTCGCCCGACCTGAGCCGACGGGCAATGGTGACCCGGGTGGCGCATCACCCAGGGAAGGTAGGCAGCACGCGATTCATGTTCAACCCCGGCCGGAGGGAAATGACCGAATACGGGAAAACAATCGAACTTGGCGATGAGTTGTTAGATCTTGTGCGGTCGGTGGTCGAACCTGGCGACGAGATACCGACAGTCAGCAACAAGCGTCCAAACCGCATCGTGTCGATCGACCGTTCAGGGCTTTCTGTTGAGACCTTGCGCTCGGACCGTCGGGGGACCGGCCCACAGATGGTTCCCGCATGGATGATTGTTGCCGCGTGGGAACATCTCCGCCGGGAGGGCGAGTTGACTCACAGTCAGCTGCTCAACGAGCTGAACGTGAAGCGCTCCGCCTTTGTATGTGCTTTGCTGGCACAGTTCCCTGATGTCGTCATCCGCTCGAGCCGCCCGATTGTCCTCGAGTTGATTCGCGCTGAACCGTCTTAGCACAAATATGGATCACGTCCATGACGGTGGGAAGCTGATATCGAGCCGCTCGCTCTGCTTGTAACCTGTCCATGTCGGGACGCCGGCGGGCTGCGCGCGGTAGATGCCTCGCGCGGCGGCCACGACACGGTCGCGCTGCGTCGGCCACTGAATCTCGGCCGCGATCTGCTCCAGCACCTCTCGGTCCCGGTCGAGCACCCGGTCGACGATCGACACCGCCGGCAGCGCGCCACTCTTGTCACCATTGCAACGGGCGCACGCGAGCACCAGATTGGCCAAGCCGTCGATACCGACTAGCGACCACGGGAGCACATGGTCGACCGGATTGTTCACCGGCAGATGCGCGCCGCAGTAAAAGCAGTGCGGCCCGTACGCCTCCTTGAACGGCCCGCGGACTGCTGCCAGATCGGTGCGTTCACGACCGAACAGATGGCCCGCGACGTCGGGCACCTCAGCGTAAAGAAACTTGTTCATCCGTCGCACATCGTCGACCCACATGATCTCCAGCGCCGCCTTGAGCAGCCCAGCGAGCCGGGCAAGACCATGCGCAACACCGGGTTTGAGTTCGATCGCGTCGCCATGGGCGCGCAGCGTCGACCGCGAGACGTGGTCGTGGAGGAATGAGTCGTCGTACAGAAAGGAATCACTCGTCGAAGAGCCGGGAAGTTTCTGCAGCCGATGCAGCGGCTGCTGCGCAAGGCACAGGGTGATCTCTTCGATGGCGCTTCGGTATGCGGCGGGCGCCCGTAGCCTGGCGATGTCCACCGACAGAGCGGTGCCTCTAACCCCGGCTGCCTCACGTAACGCATTGGTGGCGATGAGGATCCGTGCACGCGGCTGCGTGGATTGGCGCAATTCATGGCCGTCGAATGGGCGCACTTGCGGCCAGTAGATCTCCAGCACGCGATGCGCTAGATCGGGAATCGGCACCGGCAGAACATCGGCGGGCCGCTCGGGCATGTTCTCGACGCAGTGGTCGATCAACGCCATCAACGTGGCCAGCTTGTAGGTGGCCGTTCGCAGGCCGGTCTCCAGGATGGCGACTACCCGCTGCCCGAGCAGAAGCGGGTCGGCCGTGTCACCGTCCACGGCGCAACGTCGATGTCGGAGCGGCGAGATACAACTGCACCACAGCATTATTGCGAGGAAGAGTGACAAAGTGGGCAAGCTCGTTCGTGACAAAGTGCCCGACCTTATCCGGGCCTCTGGGCGCACACCTCATGTGAAGACCCTGCGCCCGGGCCAGTACCGAGAAGCGCTGCACGACAAGTTGCGTGAAGAGGTTGACGAGCTCTTCGCCGCGTCGACCCCTGAGGCCGTCATCGATGAGGCCGCCGACATCGTCGAAGTCCTCACCGCGATTGCCGGTGACCAGGGCGCCAGCTTCGGCAGCATTCTCGATGCGGCGCAACGCAAACGCAGCGAACGAGGAGGATTCGGCAAGCGTCTCTGGCTGGAGAGCATCCAGCCGTAGCTGCACGACTAGCCACAGAGCCTTGTCCTAATGTCATTCTGCTCAGCAACGCCATCCATCTGCGCGGCAGTGCACCGATCTCGGACCTGCGCGGTGAGGTGGCGATGGCGGTAGCCCGCGGCCCTGCCTCTTTACCGCGGTGGCGGCTAGGCGGTCAAGACTTGGCAGCTGTCCGTAGCTGTTGGGTGATTCGCTTCAGCAGCCGGTCATCGACAGACATATGCAGCACGACAGGATCGGCTTCGATGGTGCCCCGTCCGTAGCGCATCAGCTCCGGCATCTCACCGATGCGTTCGACGAAGTCGTCGATGAACGTGCAGTAGGAGTCGAGCGGTATGTTCACCAGCTCGCCCACGTCGCGCATCAGCTCCGTGTACTGCGACGGCACCGCGAAATCGCGGCAGTGCTCGGCTAA encodes:
- a CDS encoding helicase-related protein; translation: MLLEELKPGLRIDGLIPAEVVTVIAAQWHGTEALELTYKTTPGALGQQVVFRRDQDKLSIAQSGSRPFDANASDFKLVAEAQRITLAGLFDPMLAVATSDVRPLPHQIRAVYGELLPRTPLRFLLADDPGAGKTIMAGLYMKELVLRDDVKQCLVVAPGGLVEQWQDELFFKFGLRFDLLTNQLIDANVNLNVFDTNPLLIARMDQLSRSEELQAQLKDTEWDLVIVDEAHRMGAHYFGGKLEKTKRFQLGELLGSITRHLLLMTATPHSGKEEDFQLFLTLLDRDRFEGKNTKTADTSGIMRRMVKEDLLTFDGKRLFPERIAETVPYELTALEYDLYEQVTAYVREGMNRADRIGGKRKNTVGFALTVLQRRLASSPEAIYKSLVRRTERLTRKKQEILNGTYVENEPSINLESLDADEYNAEEVEELEEELLDAATAAQTVDELDAELRELAALTKVAKQVRDLGTDRKWTELSKILQDHALTTDKNGWPRKLIIFTEHRDTLDYLTGKIRSLLGKPDAVQAIHGGVRRRDRRQITEEFTKNRDCQILLATDAAGEGLNLQAAHLMVNYDLPWNPNRIEQRFGRIHRIGQEEVCRLWNVVATNTREGDVFARLLEKIEEQRKAYGGKVFDVLGQAFSETPLRDLLMEAIRYGELPEVKAKMHQVINERVAEGLKEVLEERALATDHLAEADLATLRAAMDEARARRLQPHYIELAFKAAFTRLGGRIAKRERGRYEIANVPAHIRASKHGPIATRYDRVTFDLAYVESEELTRADLLAPGHPLHDAVMDEAVRTLGGRLNSGTVLVSSTLEEPQLLVGVIEEVADATGAAVSRRFGYAYVDSFGTVTPAGPAPYLDCVAAPDTPVVAAARQLPWLAEGEDKATSWIIANQLPEYLAEVQPRRSAELGKTRELVTKRLEGERDRLLLDAAVAAERERAGEKPKESSESLNRKAVELDMRLRKRLELLDQQALMSTKPPHILTAALVLPLSMLEADVPSAAPIHATETKEVERRGVELVLARERELGRKPVEQPFANKGFDVLSTAPNGDTYRIEVKARLDGAKDFFVTHNEVMVGKNAVPRYRLALVHVDPRGPQHDQVRYLDDPFATTDLGDFEATGIRGDWDKTWAKGREPF
- a CDS encoding DEAD/DEAH box helicase, with translation MKRDERQQLRAMTKVLSGWVMLASAVRAERAEVTKTADAAEAALRHAVIEIRHRDKVAWRVMLLRAKDAERLRDIARHANLAPLSKGLDRALAQLTGDVAAALHDVKAVTTAQRFFSGSGRRDQGHQAVEFLTKYRDWFFSSGIPEQLRRLPRQDDKAVAGQTSVADALADRVGLARRLADLGGSAEVIPASVFAGLGQAIAKLQGAAAEEARCRAAAIDAGNTVRRAETERFLADMAVDRLKEATRDKIRIGPLTDAGLSTVKAVMEYRWLENLPGIGPTLATRIRGAAQTLWQTTYDEMPARIDIKNRTTEATELLRRLRVWDAVRKSIGGTAELDLAHELNALAKSIDRPVTHAVVFCAPYWSVKELCKSIDTVVDRAQRISEEQGPAMACDPWDDFLARPADYFALLAELGFITEDAEKVHGDLPDEIVQAVRALELKTEYLSASLRGYQSFGARFALVQRKVIIGDEMGLGKTVEALAVVAHVRAKGLHHFLVICPAAVVTNWVREVSSKSTLRAHRLHGVDRAASARSWMRNGGVAITTFETLPWLHQNATGLDDLACVVIDEAHYIKNPDAVRTRNSVSLVNSCERAVLLTGTPLENRIDEFRNLVSYLRPELLVDANELAPRKFRRQVAPAYLRRNQEDVLTELPDLVEVDEWLALSDEDRAAYRDAVAAGNFMAMRQAAIIQGSKSIKMQRLNEIVEEAEDNGRRVVVFSYFRSVLDHVVRVLPGKVFGPLTGSVPPIKRQTMIDDFSAAGHGAVLVAQVVAGGVGLNIQAASVVVICEPQLKPTMEWQAIARARRMGQLASVQVHRLLSEDGVDQRIREILARKSELFEEFARVSETAESAPEAFDISEAELAREVIAAERERLFARPEPTGNGDPGGASPREGRQHAIHVQPRPEGNDRIRENNRTWR
- a CDS encoding HNH endonuclease, which codes for MDGDTADPLLLGQRVVAILETGLRTATYKLATLMALIDHCVENMPERPADVLPVPIPDLAHRVLEIYWPQVRPFDGHELRQSTQPRARILIATNALREAAGVRGTALSVDIARLRAPAAYRSAIEEITLCLAQQPLHRLQKLPGSSTSDSFLYDDSFLHDHVSRSTLRAHGDAIELKPGVAHGLARLAGLLKAALEIMWVDDVRRMNKFLYAEVPDVAGHLFGRERTDLAAVRGPFKEAYGPHCFYCGAHLPVNNPVDHVLPWSLVGIDGLANLVLACARCNGDKSGALPAVSIVDRVLDRDREVLEQIAAEIQWPTQRDRVVAAARGIYRAQPAGVPTWTGYKQSERLDISFPPSWT
- a CDS encoding nucleoside triphosphate pyrophosphohydrolase gives rise to the protein MGKLVRDKVPDLIRASGRTPHVKTLRPGQYREALHDKLREEVDELFAASTPEAVIDEAADIVEVLTAIAGDQGASFGSILDAAQRKRSERGGFGKRLWLESIQP